From a region of the Mobula hypostoma chromosome 6, sMobHyp1.1, whole genome shotgun sequence genome:
- the tmem37 gene encoding voltage-dependent calcium channel gamma-like subunit isoform X1 produces MHTGRMYSLLTDSGGVKSVLLIDDGKRDMHILAKVKMFIKKQNECLLKVRSLLHRKTGRSILDVLIRILIILCTATVVVLSSISVCYGHWLFADGKIFGLWHFCTLEFDQKAQCTADISVAKVDGLYTGLVFIRITVTLAVVVAMFGLEMLLTSQLCQDDYTRRKWTFGSGLTLLSFCMMSVGMLTFAVLLLNYITFTGLSLAFWCEFIATCLSLLSSISGLQIYTIPSAKDNSVDV; encoded by the exons ATGCACACTGGACGAATGtacagtctccttacagacagtggtggagtcAAATCTGTGTTACTG ATTGATGATGGAAAACGTGACATGCACATACTAGCAAAGGTGAAAATGTTCATCAAGAAACAAAATGAATGCTTGCTTAAG GTTCGGAGCCTCCTGCACAGGAAGACTGGAAGATCAATACTAGATGTACTCATCAGGATTCTTATAATTCTCTGCACAGCAACAGTAGTGGTTCTATCCTCCATTTCTGTGTGCTACGGTCACTGGCTATTTGCAGACGGGAAGATATTTGGACTCTGGCATTTTTGCACTTTAGAATTTGACCAGAAGGCTCAGTGTACAGCTGATATCAGTGTTGCTAAGGTAGACGGTTTATACACTGGCCTAGTTTTCATACGGATTACTGTCACTCTTGCCGTGGTGGTGGCAATGTTTGGTTTGGAGATGCTACTCACTTCTCAGCTTTGCCAAGATGACTACACCAGACGCAAGTGGACCTTTGGCTCGGGACTGACTCTACTATCGTTTTGCATGATGTCTGTTGGCATGTTGACCTTTGCCGTTCTGTTATTGAACTATATTACATTCACTGGTTTAAGTTTAGCATTCTggtgtgaattcattgccacttgcCTTTCGCTCCTCAGCAGTATTAGTGGTCTTCAAATTTACACGATCCCCTCAGCTAAAGATAATTCAGTAGATGTGTAA
- the tmem37 gene encoding voltage-dependent calcium channel gamma-like subunit isoform X3 has protein sequence MTIIKIDDGKRDMHILAKVKMFIKKQNECLLKVRSLLHRKTGRSILDVLIRILIILCTATVVVLSSISVCYGHWLFADGKIFGLWHFCTLEFDQKAQCTADISVAKVDGLYTGLVFIRITVTLAVVVAMFGLEMLLTSQLCQDDYTRRKWTFGSGLTLLSFCMMSVGMLTFAVLLLNYITFTGLSLAFWCEFIATCLSLLSSISGLQIYTIPSAKDNSVDV, from the exons ATTGATGATGGAAAACGTGACATGCACATACTAGCAAAGGTGAAAATGTTCATCAAGAAACAAAATGAATGCTTGCTTAAG GTTCGGAGCCTCCTGCACAGGAAGACTGGAAGATCAATACTAGATGTACTCATCAGGATTCTTATAATTCTCTGCACAGCAACAGTAGTGGTTCTATCCTCCATTTCTGTGTGCTACGGTCACTGGCTATTTGCAGACGGGAAGATATTTGGACTCTGGCATTTTTGCACTTTAGAATTTGACCAGAAGGCTCAGTGTACAGCTGATATCAGTGTTGCTAAGGTAGACGGTTTATACACTGGCCTAGTTTTCATACGGATTACTGTCACTCTTGCCGTGGTGGTGGCAATGTTTGGTTTGGAGATGCTACTCACTTCTCAGCTTTGCCAAGATGACTACACCAGACGCAAGTGGACCTTTGGCTCGGGACTGACTCTACTATCGTTTTGCATGATGTCTGTTGGCATGTTGACCTTTGCCGTTCTGTTATTGAACTATATTACATTCACTGGTTTAAGTTTAGCATTCTggtgtgaattcattgccacttgcCTTTCGCTCCTCAGCAGTATTAGTGGTCTTCAAATTTACACGATCCCCTCAGCTAAAGATAATTCAGTAGATGTGTAA
- the tmem37 gene encoding voltage-dependent calcium channel gamma-like subunit isoform X2: MRTGFPVQIDDGKRDMHILAKVKMFIKKQNECLLKVRSLLHRKTGRSILDVLIRILIILCTATVVVLSSISVCYGHWLFADGKIFGLWHFCTLEFDQKAQCTADISVAKVDGLYTGLVFIRITVTLAVVVAMFGLEMLLTSQLCQDDYTRRKWTFGSGLTLLSFCMMSVGMLTFAVLLLNYITFTGLSLAFWCEFIATCLSLLSSISGLQIYTIPSAKDNSVDV, from the exons ATTGATGATGGAAAACGTGACATGCACATACTAGCAAAGGTGAAAATGTTCATCAAGAAACAAAATGAATGCTTGCTTAAG GTTCGGAGCCTCCTGCACAGGAAGACTGGAAGATCAATACTAGATGTACTCATCAGGATTCTTATAATTCTCTGCACAGCAACAGTAGTGGTTCTATCCTCCATTTCTGTGTGCTACGGTCACTGGCTATTTGCAGACGGGAAGATATTTGGACTCTGGCATTTTTGCACTTTAGAATTTGACCAGAAGGCTCAGTGTACAGCTGATATCAGTGTTGCTAAGGTAGACGGTTTATACACTGGCCTAGTTTTCATACGGATTACTGTCACTCTTGCCGTGGTGGTGGCAATGTTTGGTTTGGAGATGCTACTCACTTCTCAGCTTTGCCAAGATGACTACACCAGACGCAAGTGGACCTTTGGCTCGGGACTGACTCTACTATCGTTTTGCATGATGTCTGTTGGCATGTTGACCTTTGCCGTTCTGTTATTGAACTATATTACATTCACTGGTTTAAGTTTAGCATTCTggtgtgaattcattgccacttgcCTTTCGCTCCTCAGCAGTATTAGTGGTCTTCAAATTTACACGATCCCCTCAGCTAAAGATAATTCAGTAGATGTGTAA